A DNA window from Lujinxingia litoralis contains the following coding sequences:
- a CDS encoding cell division protein FtsQ/DivIB, with amino-acid sequence MRWVRRVGTTLGVLLVGLGLPYLVLQGYTHTMTSEYFQVNYLDVEGLEYLEERVLLEAAERIAGENILNIDPRRLESTMRGLPFVRSVTVERRLPDRLRIAIEEHRPAAIIVDEGLWLADESGEVFLAMDSAQALKGLWNLPLVTGVTRGELASESGRERLLEALSVWDLYHAMGMEKQQRLSELHLDAGLGLSFVTEETGTEIRLGWGRWEERLHRLNVVQRSLIRRGMDAEYVLVDQERDLNRVTVGPRAEPWMRNEAGPAEVP; translated from the coding sequence GTGCGATGGGTGCGCCGTGTGGGCACCACGCTGGGCGTGCTGCTTGTCGGGCTGGGGCTGCCGTATCTGGTGCTTCAGGGCTACACGCACACCATGACAAGTGAGTACTTTCAGGTGAATTACCTCGATGTCGAGGGCCTGGAGTACCTTGAGGAGCGCGTGCTTCTGGAGGCGGCCGAGCGAATCGCCGGGGAGAACATTCTTAACATCGATCCGCGCCGCCTGGAGAGCACGATGCGTGGGCTGCCTTTTGTGCGCTCCGTCACGGTGGAGCGGCGTCTGCCCGATCGCCTGCGAATCGCGATCGAAGAACACCGTCCGGCGGCAATCATCGTCGATGAAGGGCTGTGGTTGGCGGACGAGTCCGGCGAGGTGTTCCTGGCGATGGATAGCGCCCAGGCCCTTAAAGGGCTCTGGAACCTGCCGCTGGTAACCGGGGTGACCCGGGGAGAACTCGCCAGCGAGTCGGGGCGAGAGCGTCTGTTGGAAGCGCTCTCGGTGTGGGACCTCTACCATGCGATGGGCATGGAGAAGCAGCAGCGCCTGAGCGAACTTCATCTTGATGCCGGGCTGGGACTCTCGTTTGTCACCGAGGAAACCGGCACGGAAATTCGCCTGGGCTGGGGGCGCTGGGAAGAGCGTCTCCACCGGTTAAACGTCGTCCAGCGTTCGCTGATCCGGCGAGGGATGGATGCGGAGTATGTGCTTGTCGACCAAGAACGTGATTTGAATCGCGTCACAGTAGGGCCGCGCGCCGAGCCATGGATGCGCAACGAAGCCGGCCCTGCGGAGGTTCCGTAG
- the ftsA gene encoding cell division protein FtsA: protein MANRRNGEIIVGLDIGTTKIACIIGEVTAEGIDIIGIGSHPSKGMRKGVVINIDATINSIKKAVEEAELMAGCEVNTVYAGIAGGHVLGFNSHGIVAIKDKEVKGGDLERVVDAARAVAIPMDRQLLHVIPQEYIIDDQDGIREPLGMTGVRLEAKVHIVTASVTSAQNIVKCASACGLNVADIVLEQLASSEAVLGADEKELGVAVVDIGGGTTDIAIYSGGSLVHTAVLSVGGNHLTNDIAVGLRTPMAEAERIKQRYGCAMTTKVSAEETIEVPSVGGRPPRILSRQILSEIIEPRVEEIFAYVAREIKESGCEDLIAGGVVITGGTTLLDCMPELAEEVLGLPVRRGVPRNIGGLVDVVRNPKFATGVGLVQYGAKSPERNLFGDQEGSMYQRLTSRMREWIAEMF, encoded by the coding sequence ATGGCAAATCGACGTAATGGCGAGATCATCGTGGGGCTTGATATCGGGACGACTAAGATCGCCTGTATCATCGGCGAGGTTACCGCTGAGGGGATCGACATCATCGGCATCGGGTCGCACCCGTCGAAGGGGATGCGCAAAGGTGTGGTGATCAACATCGACGCCACGATCAATTCGATCAAAAAGGCCGTCGAAGAAGCCGAGCTGATGGCCGGCTGTGAGGTCAACACCGTCTACGCGGGCATCGCGGGCGGGCACGTGCTGGGCTTCAACTCCCACGGCATCGTCGCGATCAAAGACAAAGAGGTGAAAGGGGGCGATCTGGAACGGGTGGTCGACGCAGCCCGCGCGGTGGCCATTCCCATGGATCGTCAACTCCTGCATGTGATCCCGCAGGAGTACATCATCGACGATCAGGATGGCATCCGGGAGCCCCTGGGAATGACCGGGGTACGCCTGGAGGCCAAGGTCCATATTGTCACGGCTTCGGTGACCAGCGCTCAAAACATCGTGAAGTGCGCCAGCGCCTGCGGGCTGAATGTGGCGGATATCGTGCTGGAGCAGCTCGCCAGCAGCGAGGCGGTGCTGGGAGCCGATGAGAAGGAACTCGGTGTGGCGGTGGTCGATATCGGTGGTGGTACCACGGACATCGCGATCTACAGCGGTGGCAGCCTGGTTCACACGGCAGTGCTCTCGGTCGGCGGTAACCACCTGACCAACGATATCGCCGTGGGGCTTCGCACGCCGATGGCTGAGGCCGAGCGTATTAAGCAGCGCTACGGGTGTGCGATGACCACGAAGGTCAGCGCCGAAGAGACCATTGAAGTGCCCTCGGTTGGGGGACGTCCTCCGCGGATCCTGAGCCGTCAGATCCTCAGCGAGATCATCGAGCCGCGGGTGGAGGAGATCTTTGCCTACGTCGCCCGCGAGATCAAAGAATCGGGCTGCGAAGATCTGATCGCCGGTGGCGTCGTGATCACCGGTGGAACCACCTTGCTCGATTGCATGCCGGAGCTTGCCGAAGAAGTGCTCGGACTGCCGGTGCGTCGCGGCGTTCCGCGTAACATCGGCGGGCTGGTCGACGTGGTGCGTAACCCCAAGTTCGCCACCGGCGTGGGCCTGGTGCAGTACGGCGCCAAGTCTCCGGAGCGCAATCTCTTCGGTGATCAGGAGGGCTCCATGTATCAGCGCCTGACCTCTCGGATGCGAGAGTGGATCGCCGAGATGTTCTGA
- a CDS encoding D-alanine--D-alanine ligase family protein has protein sequence MFSELDTTIYRGKAVGIVTGGDSPEREISLKTGAAFEGALRNKGYDVTVYDLATDAGRLFDDAPAAVLIGSHGGLGENGALQGLLECAGIPYAGSGVLASALAMNKARARQAVAEEGVPVAAGKAYSRDQIQALSDADVVSRIEDSGLSLPLVVKLNDAGSSVGIYLCHSKAELERAVHELRAELSADPASALMVESLIEGPEYTVGFFGDVCLGAIEITAAQTFYDFEAKYRSDQTIYSPIDAGALFNRLEALGRQAVQALGCRGVSRVDFKGDVTTAQGCFLEVNTIPGMTATSLVPKMAAARGVAFDDFVELMLASARLDRQR, from the coding sequence ATGTTCAGCGAGCTTGATACGACAATCTACCGGGGCAAGGCCGTCGGCATCGTTACCGGGGGCGATTCGCCAGAGCGCGAAATTAGCCTGAAGACGGGCGCGGCCTTTGAAGGGGCGTTACGCAACAAAGGCTACGACGTCACCGTCTACGACCTGGCCACCGATGCTGGGCGTCTCTTTGACGATGCCCCGGCGGCGGTGCTGATCGGTAGTCACGGCGGCCTTGGCGAGAACGGCGCGTTGCAGGGGCTGTTGGAATGCGCTGGTATTCCCTATGCCGGTAGTGGCGTGTTGGCGTCTGCTTTGGCCATGAACAAGGCCCGCGCCCGGCAGGCAGTGGCCGAAGAGGGCGTGCCGGTGGCTGCGGGTAAGGCATACTCTCGCGACCAGATTCAGGCGCTCAGTGACGCGGATGTGGTGTCCCGGATCGAAGATTCCGGCTTGAGCCTGCCGCTGGTTGTAAAACTCAATGACGCGGGAAGCAGCGTCGGAATCTACCTCTGCCACAGCAAGGCGGAGTTAGAGCGAGCCGTGCATGAGCTGCGCGCCGAGCTTAGCGCCGACCCGGCGTCGGCGCTGATGGTCGAATCGCTGATCGAAGGCCCGGAGTATACGGTCGGCTTTTTCGGCGACGTGTGCCTGGGCGCGATTGAGATCACCGCTGCGCAGACCTTTTACGACTTCGAAGCCAAGTATCGCAGCGACCAGACGATCTACTCGCCAATTGATGCGGGAGCGCTTTTTAATCGTCTGGAGGCGTTAGGGCGTCAGGCAGTCCAGGCCCTGGGATGTCGAGGGGTCTCCCGCGTCGATTTTAAGGGCGACGTGACCACGGCCCAGGGATGCTTCCTGGAAGTCAACACGATCCCCGGAATGACTGCCACCAGCCTGGTGCCCAAAATGGCGGCAGCCCGCGGGGTGGCATTTGATGACTTTGTAGAGTTGATGTTGGCCAGCGCACGTCTTGACCGGCAGCGTTGA